A window of the Henckelia pumila isolate YLH828 chromosome 3, ASM3356847v2, whole genome shotgun sequence genome harbors these coding sequences:
- the LOC140888288 gene encoding uncharacterized protein, with protein sequence MMSTHDHELQHFSHEHPLIYVDKETLKGCCSACGVALLSSPSYKCGKDHCNFFLHQQCAELPQFSGPNFIHGNYYNLVLLAKPPHDNCKCIKCGSLCKNFTYKCSRQLFRDRILYVHSLCAFPLEISVKHISHKHSLTAMCREASLICDGCGREQKGTFFCCQKCSFYIYQDCCLLPDIVEINHHHDHLVSLTYFLADTYFRHKYCLICKDEISLSFGAYICGFCNLGTHIYCATSTLKEGEIVQSSIRLPKTLDTFPSLIMCGLLGNKDDGEIKDVKSKIEKYHNDHSSWIVHHQENDTQMVCNACIQPVIISPPPSHYSCPQPHCDFILHQFCANLPPVIKNYFLSKPLNLFSESNDFCSSFFCFICNKECNGFGYKSTGAILSIDVECAAAPIIINHESHSQHLLALSRSPRTEHFCCDILMQGPCVYACRLCNYYIHVHCAFLPKTVKHKFDEHPLDLIYNPSIQIPRKQKEEAEEEKEYYHMCEFCEEDIEPKLWFYYCGKCDQSFHVKCIPSTGELSKVKFGRSLALPRQVHDHPVTLTRMLTIGSQKCGYCNRMIRGFIDHMSFHCSMCDFWIHFECTKRNSSQDGLCTNHK encoded by the exons ATGATGTCTACACATGATCATGAGCTTCAACACTTTAGCCATGAACATCCATTGATATACGTCGACAAGGAAACTCTCAAAGGATGCTGCAGCGCGTGTGGGGTGGCATTATTGTCGAGTCCTTCTTATAAATGTGGAAAAGATCATTGCAATTTTTTTCTGCACCAACAATGTGCGGAATTGCCCCAGTTCTCGGGACCTAATTTTATACATGGAAATTACTACAATCTCGTGTTGCTTGCAAAGCCACCTCATGACAATTGCAAGTGCATAAAATGTGGAAGCTTATGTAAGAATTTTACTTACAAGTGCTCAAGGCAGCTTTTCCGAGATAGAATATTGTATGTTCATAGCTTATGTGCTTTTCCTTTGGAGATCTCCGTGAAGCACATCAGCCATAAACATTCATTGACGGCGATGTGTAGGGAAGCTTCGTTGATATGTGATGGATGCGGGAGAGAACAAAAGGGAACCTTTTTCTGCTGCCAAAAGTGTAGCTTCTATATTTATCAGGATTGTTGCTTATTGCCTGATATTGTAGAGATCAATCATCATCATGATCATCTTGTCTCTCTAACATATTTTCTTGCCGATACCTATTTTCGTCATAAATATTGTCTGATTTGCAAAGATGAGATATCTTTGAGCTTTGGTGCATATATATGTGGATTTTGTAACCTTGGGACTCATATATATTGTGCAACATCAACATTGAAGGAGGGAG AGATAGTTCAATCATCCATTCGTCTTCCAAAGACATTGGACACATTTCCAAGTTTGATAATGTGTGGATTACTTGGTAACAAAGATGATGGTGAAATCAAAGATGTGAAATCGAAGATAGAGAAGTACCACAATGACCATTCTTCTTGGATCGTTCATCACCAAGAGAATGATACTCAAATGGTTTGCAATGCATGTATTCAACCCGTAATAATTTCGCCTCCGCCTTCACATTATAGTTGCCCTCAACCTCACTGTGATTTCATCCTACATCAATTCTGTGCAAATTTACCTCCAGTTATCAAGAACTATTTTTTAAGCAAACCACTAAATCTTTTTTCGGAGTCAAACGATTTTTGTTCTTCATTTTTCTGCTTTATATGTAACAAGGAATGCAACGGATTTGGATACAAAAGTACTGGTGCAATATTGTCGATTGATGTTGAGTGTGCTGCTGCTCCGATCATCATAAATCATGAATCACACAGCCAACACCTTTTGGCTTTATCAAGATCTCCGCGTACAGAACATTTTTGCTGTGATATTCTTATGCAGGGTCCATGTGTCTATGCATGTAGACTTTGTAATTACTATATTCATGTCCATTGCGCCTTTCTACCGAAAACAGTTAAGCACAAATTCGATGAACATCCTCTGGACCTGATTTACAACCCTTCCATTCAAATACCACGCAAACAAAAAGAAGAAGcggaagaagaaaaagagtacTACCACATGTGTGAGTTTTGCGAAGAAGACATTGAACCAAAGTTGTGGTTTTATTATTGTGGCAAATGTGATCAATCATTTCATGTCAAGTGCATTCCTTCAACTGGAGAGTTGTCGAAGGTGAAGTTCGGACGCAGTCTTGCTCTGCCGAGACAAGTTCATGATCATCCGGTGACTCTGACTCGTATGCTTACTATTGGAAGCCAAAAGTGTGGGTATTGTAATCGTATGATTCGAGGTTTCATAGATCACATGTCTTTTCATTGCTCAATGTGTGACTTTTGGATCCATTTTGAATGCACAAAAAGAAATTCTAGTCAAGATGGATTATGTACTAACCACAAGTGA